A part of Patagioenas fasciata isolate bPatFas1 chromosome 28, bPatFas1.hap1, whole genome shotgun sequence genomic DNA contains:
- the FMNL3 gene encoding formin-like protein 3 isoform X1 yields MGNVESADGEALPRGPGAATGPGGPGLLTPGKMPMPEPCELEERFALVLSSMNLPPDKARLLRQYDNEKKWDLICDQERFQVKSPPHTYIQKLRSFLEPGVTRKVRGWGAGGAGEVGAMGGTVQHPLCPQKFRRRVQESTKVLRELEISLRTNHIGWVREFLNDENKGLDVLVNYLSFAQCAVMLDLEGLEGGEDGALEKLRAWSRSIEDLQHPSALPAPFASSLARSARQTALRYGTLPSRRALKNSRLVSQKDDVHLCIMCLRAIMNYQYGFNLVMSHPHAVNEIALSLNNKNPRTKALVLELLAAVCLVRGGHEIILAAFDNFKEVCKEKHRFERLMDYFRNEDSSIDFMVACMQFINIVVHSVEDMNFRVHLQYEFTKLGLEEFLQKSRHTESEKLQVQIQAYLDNVFDVGGLLEDAETKNVALEKVEELEEHLSHLTEKLLDLENENMMRVAELEKQLLQREKELEAVKETYEHTSHQVHTLRRMIKEKDEAFRRRYGSEPPPVPGAEPPPQPEPEPLEEPPRVPVLPPAEPAPPPPPPPPPLPPPAPPLPGKCPPAPPLPGASPSIALTVGLSAIRIKKPIKTKFRLPVFNWTALKPNQISGTVFSELDDERVLEDLDLERFEELFKTKAQGPALDLVCAKNKASQKAASKVTLLEANRAKNLAITLRKAGRSAEEICRAIHTFDLATLPVDFVECLMRFLPTEAEAKALRQYERERKPLEELADEDRFMLQFSKVERLPQRMAIMAFLGNFAENLQMLTPQLNAIIAASASVKSSQKLKRMLEIILALGNYMNSSKRGAVYGFKLQSLDLLLDTKSTDRKMTLLHFIALTVREKYPELATFWQELHFVEKAAAVSLENVLLDVKELGRGMELLRRECGLHESGVLRAFLGASEGKLERLQKDARTAEDAYTAVVRYFGESPKMTPPSVFFPVFVRFIRCYKDAEQENEARKKQEEVMREKLLAQEAKKQEKRNKWQQQELIAELRRRQAKDHRPVYEGKDGTIEDIITALKSVPFTARTAKRGSRFFCDPSHHDESSC; encoded by the exons ATGGGGAACGTGGAGAGTGCGGACGGGGAGGCGCTGCCCCGGGGCCCGGGAGCGGCGACGGGTCCGGGGGGGCCCGGACTCCTCACCCCGGGCAAGATGCCGATGCCGGAGCCCTGCGAGCTGGAGGAGCGCTTCGCCCTGGTGTTG agctccatgAACCTGCCCCCTGACAAGGCCCGGCTGCTGCGCCAGTACGACAACGAGAAGAAGTGGGACCTCATCTGTGACCAG gagCGGTTCCAGGTGAAGAGCCCCCCCCACACCTACATCCAGaagctgcggagcttcctggagCCGGGCGTCACGCGGaaggtgaggggctggggggccgggggagctggggaggtgggggccatggggggcacAGTTCAGCACCCACTCTGTCCCCAGAAGTTCAGGCGGAGGGTGCAGGAATCGACCAAGGTCCTGCGCGAGCTGGAGATCAGCCTGAGGACCAACCACATCGG GTGGGTGCGTGAGTTCCTCAACGACGAGAACAAGGGGCTGGATGTGCTGGTGAACTACTTGTCCTTCGCCCAGTGCGCTGTCAT GTTGGACCTGGAGGGCCTGGAAGGTGGCGAGGATGGCGCGCTGGAGAAGCTGCGCGCCTGGAGCAGGTCCATCGAGGATCTGCAGCACCCCAGCGCCCTGCCCGCCCCCTTCGCCAGCAGCCTGGCCCGCTCGGCCCGCCAGACCGCGCTCCG CTACGGCACGCTGCCGAGCCGCAGGGCGCTGAAGAACTCGCGCCTGGTGAGCCAGAAGGACGACGTCCACCTCTGCATCATGTGTCTCCGGGCCATCATGAACTACCAG TATGGCTTCAACCTGGTCATGTCCCACCCCCACGCGGTCAACGAGATTGCCCTGAGCCTCAATAACAAGAACCCCAG GACAAAggcgctggtgctggagctgctggcggCCGTCTGCCTGGTGCGCGGCGGCCACGAGATCATCCTGGCGGCCTTTGACAACTTCAAGGAG GTCTGCAAGGAGAAGCATCGCTTCGAGCGCCTCATGGACTATTTCCGCAACGAGGACAGCAGCATcgacttcatg GTGGCCTGCATGCAGTTCATCAACATCGTGGTGCACTCGGTGGAGGACATGAACTTCCGCGTCCATCTGCAATACGAGTTCACCAagctggggctggaggagttcCTGCAG AAGTCGAGGCACACGGAGAGCGAGAAGCTGCAGGTGCAGATCCAGGCGTACCTGGACAACGTCTTCGACGtgggggggctgctggaggaCGCCGAGACCAAGAACGTGGCCCTGGAGAAGGTGGAAGAGCTGGAGGAGCATCTGTCCCAT CTGACGGAGAAGCTGCTGGACCTGGAGAATGAGAATATGATGCGGGTGGCggagctggagaagcagctgctgcagcgggagaaggagctggaggcgGTGAAG GAGACCTACGAGCACACGAGCCACCAAGTGCACACGCTGCGGCGGATGATCAAGGAGAAGGACGAGGCTTTCCGCCGCCGCTACGGCTCCGAGCCGCCCCCGGTGCCGGGCGctgagccccctccccagcccgagCCCGAGCCCCTGGAGGAGCCCCCGCGGGTCCCTGTGCTGCCCCCCGCAGAGcctgcgccccccccgccccccccgccgccccccctgccaccccctgcacccccactccCAG GCAAGtgccccccggccccaccgctGCCCGGGGCTTCGCCCTCCATCGCCCTCACCGTGGGGCTCTCGG CCATCCGGATCAAGAAGCCCATCAAGACCAAGTTCCGCCTGCCTGTCTTCAACTGGACGGCGCTGAAGCCCAACCAGATCAGCGGGACGGTGTTCAGCGAGCTGGACGACGAGCGGGTGCTGGAG GACCTGGACCTGGAGCGCTTCGAGGAGCTCTTCAAGACGAAGGCGCAGGGTCCTGCCCTGGACCTCGTCTGTGCCAAGAACAAGGCGTCGCAGAAGGCGGCCAGCAAGGTGACGCTGCTGGAGGCCAACCGCGCCAAGAACCTGGCCATCACCCTGCGCAAGGCGGGCCGCAGCGCCGAGGAGATCTGCAGAGCCATCCACAC GTTCGACCTGGCGACGCTGCCGGTGGACTTCGTGGAGTGCCTGATGCGGTTCCTGCCCACGGAGGCGGAGGCCAAGGCGCTGCGGCAGTACGAGCGGGAGCGCAAGCCGCTGGAGGAGCTGGCGGACGAGGACCGGTTCATGCTGCAGTTCAGCAAGGTGGAGCGGCTGCCGCAGCGCATGGCCATCATGGCCTTCCTGGGGAACTTCGCTGAGAACCTCCAGATGCTGACGCCG CAACTCAACGCCATCATCGCAGCCTCAGCCTCCGTCAAGTCGTCCCAGAAGCTGAAGCGCATGTTGGAG ATCATCTTGGCGCTGGGCAACTACATGAACAGCAGCAAACGCGGCGCCGTCTACGGCTTCAAACTGCAGAGCCTGGACCTG CTCCTGGACACCAAGTCGACGGACAGGAAGATGACGCTGCTGCATTTCATCGCGCTCACGGTGCGGGAGAAGTACCCGGAGCTGGCGACCTTCTGGCAGGAGCTGCACTTCGTGGAGAAGGCGGCTGCAG tgtccctggagAACGTGCTGCTGGACGTGAAGGAGCTGGGCCGGGGGATGGAGCTGCTGCGGCGCGAGTGCGGGCTGCACGAGAGCGGCGTCCTGCGCGCCTTCCTGGGCGCCAGCGAGGGCAAGCTGGAGCGGCTGCAGAAGGACGCACGGACGGCCGAG GACGCCTACACCGCGGTGGTGCGGTATTTCGGTGAGAGCCCCAAGATGACCCCCCCGTCCGTCTTCTTCCCGGTCTTTGTCCGGTTCATCCGCTGCTACAAG GACGCGGAGCAGGAGAACGAGGCGCGGAAGAAGCAGGAGGAGGTGATGAGGGAGAAGCTGCTGGCGCAGgaggccaagaagcaggagaag CGCAACaagtggcagcagcaggagctgatcGCGGAGCTGCGCCGGCGCCAGGCCAAGGACCATCGGCCGGTCTACGAGGGCAAGGACGGCACCATCGAGGACATCATCACCG CGCTGAAGAGCGTCCCCTTCACGGCCCGCACGGCCAAGCGGGGCTCCCGCTTCTTCTGCGACCCGTCCCACCACGACGAGTCCAGCTGTTAG
- the FMNL3 gene encoding formin-like protein 3 isoform X2, translating into MGNVESADGEALPRGPGAATGPGGPGLLTPGKMPMPEPCELEERFALVLSSMNLPPDKARLLRQYDNEKKWDLICDQERFQVKSPPHTYIQKLRSFLEPGVTRKKFRRRVQESTKVLRELEISLRTNHIGWVREFLNDENKGLDVLVNYLSFAQCAVMLDLEGLEGGEDGALEKLRAWSRSIEDLQHPSALPAPFASSLARSARQTALRYGTLPSRRALKNSRLVSQKDDVHLCIMCLRAIMNYQYGFNLVMSHPHAVNEIALSLNNKNPRTKALVLELLAAVCLVRGGHEIILAAFDNFKEVCKEKHRFERLMDYFRNEDSSIDFMVACMQFINIVVHSVEDMNFRVHLQYEFTKLGLEEFLQKSRHTESEKLQVQIQAYLDNVFDVGGLLEDAETKNVALEKVEELEEHLSHLTEKLLDLENENMMRVAELEKQLLQREKELEAVKETYEHTSHQVHTLRRMIKEKDEAFRRRYGSEPPPVPGAEPPPQPEPEPLEEPPRVPVLPPAEPAPPPPPPPPPLPPPAPPLPGKCPPAPPLPGASPSIALTVGLSAIRIKKPIKTKFRLPVFNWTALKPNQISGTVFSELDDERVLEDLDLERFEELFKTKAQGPALDLVCAKNKASQKAASKVTLLEANRAKNLAITLRKAGRSAEEICRAIHTFDLATLPVDFVECLMRFLPTEAEAKALRQYERERKPLEELADEDRFMLQFSKVERLPQRMAIMAFLGNFAENLQMLTPQLNAIIAASASVKSSQKLKRMLEIILALGNYMNSSKRGAVYGFKLQSLDLLLDTKSTDRKMTLLHFIALTVREKYPELATFWQELHFVEKAAAVSLENVLLDVKELGRGMELLRRECGLHESGVLRAFLGASEGKLERLQKDARTAEDAYTAVVRYFGESPKMTPPSVFFPVFVRFIRCYKDAEQENEARKKQEEVMREKLLAQEAKKQEKRNKWQQQELIAELRRRQAKDHRPVYEGKDGTIEDIITALKSVPFTARTAKRGSRFFCDPSHHDESSC; encoded by the exons ATGGGGAACGTGGAGAGTGCGGACGGGGAGGCGCTGCCCCGGGGCCCGGGAGCGGCGACGGGTCCGGGGGGGCCCGGACTCCTCACCCCGGGCAAGATGCCGATGCCGGAGCCCTGCGAGCTGGAGGAGCGCTTCGCCCTGGTGTTG agctccatgAACCTGCCCCCTGACAAGGCCCGGCTGCTGCGCCAGTACGACAACGAGAAGAAGTGGGACCTCATCTGTGACCAG gagCGGTTCCAGGTGAAGAGCCCCCCCCACACCTACATCCAGaagctgcggagcttcctggagCCGGGCGTCACGCGGaag AAGTTCAGGCGGAGGGTGCAGGAATCGACCAAGGTCCTGCGCGAGCTGGAGATCAGCCTGAGGACCAACCACATCGG GTGGGTGCGTGAGTTCCTCAACGACGAGAACAAGGGGCTGGATGTGCTGGTGAACTACTTGTCCTTCGCCCAGTGCGCTGTCAT GTTGGACCTGGAGGGCCTGGAAGGTGGCGAGGATGGCGCGCTGGAGAAGCTGCGCGCCTGGAGCAGGTCCATCGAGGATCTGCAGCACCCCAGCGCCCTGCCCGCCCCCTTCGCCAGCAGCCTGGCCCGCTCGGCCCGCCAGACCGCGCTCCG CTACGGCACGCTGCCGAGCCGCAGGGCGCTGAAGAACTCGCGCCTGGTGAGCCAGAAGGACGACGTCCACCTCTGCATCATGTGTCTCCGGGCCATCATGAACTACCAG TATGGCTTCAACCTGGTCATGTCCCACCCCCACGCGGTCAACGAGATTGCCCTGAGCCTCAATAACAAGAACCCCAG GACAAAggcgctggtgctggagctgctggcggCCGTCTGCCTGGTGCGCGGCGGCCACGAGATCATCCTGGCGGCCTTTGACAACTTCAAGGAG GTCTGCAAGGAGAAGCATCGCTTCGAGCGCCTCATGGACTATTTCCGCAACGAGGACAGCAGCATcgacttcatg GTGGCCTGCATGCAGTTCATCAACATCGTGGTGCACTCGGTGGAGGACATGAACTTCCGCGTCCATCTGCAATACGAGTTCACCAagctggggctggaggagttcCTGCAG AAGTCGAGGCACACGGAGAGCGAGAAGCTGCAGGTGCAGATCCAGGCGTACCTGGACAACGTCTTCGACGtgggggggctgctggaggaCGCCGAGACCAAGAACGTGGCCCTGGAGAAGGTGGAAGAGCTGGAGGAGCATCTGTCCCAT CTGACGGAGAAGCTGCTGGACCTGGAGAATGAGAATATGATGCGGGTGGCggagctggagaagcagctgctgcagcgggagaaggagctggaggcgGTGAAG GAGACCTACGAGCACACGAGCCACCAAGTGCACACGCTGCGGCGGATGATCAAGGAGAAGGACGAGGCTTTCCGCCGCCGCTACGGCTCCGAGCCGCCCCCGGTGCCGGGCGctgagccccctccccagcccgagCCCGAGCCCCTGGAGGAGCCCCCGCGGGTCCCTGTGCTGCCCCCCGCAGAGcctgcgccccccccgccccccccgccgccccccctgccaccccctgcacccccactccCAG GCAAGtgccccccggccccaccgctGCCCGGGGCTTCGCCCTCCATCGCCCTCACCGTGGGGCTCTCGG CCATCCGGATCAAGAAGCCCATCAAGACCAAGTTCCGCCTGCCTGTCTTCAACTGGACGGCGCTGAAGCCCAACCAGATCAGCGGGACGGTGTTCAGCGAGCTGGACGACGAGCGGGTGCTGGAG GACCTGGACCTGGAGCGCTTCGAGGAGCTCTTCAAGACGAAGGCGCAGGGTCCTGCCCTGGACCTCGTCTGTGCCAAGAACAAGGCGTCGCAGAAGGCGGCCAGCAAGGTGACGCTGCTGGAGGCCAACCGCGCCAAGAACCTGGCCATCACCCTGCGCAAGGCGGGCCGCAGCGCCGAGGAGATCTGCAGAGCCATCCACAC GTTCGACCTGGCGACGCTGCCGGTGGACTTCGTGGAGTGCCTGATGCGGTTCCTGCCCACGGAGGCGGAGGCCAAGGCGCTGCGGCAGTACGAGCGGGAGCGCAAGCCGCTGGAGGAGCTGGCGGACGAGGACCGGTTCATGCTGCAGTTCAGCAAGGTGGAGCGGCTGCCGCAGCGCATGGCCATCATGGCCTTCCTGGGGAACTTCGCTGAGAACCTCCAGATGCTGACGCCG CAACTCAACGCCATCATCGCAGCCTCAGCCTCCGTCAAGTCGTCCCAGAAGCTGAAGCGCATGTTGGAG ATCATCTTGGCGCTGGGCAACTACATGAACAGCAGCAAACGCGGCGCCGTCTACGGCTTCAAACTGCAGAGCCTGGACCTG CTCCTGGACACCAAGTCGACGGACAGGAAGATGACGCTGCTGCATTTCATCGCGCTCACGGTGCGGGAGAAGTACCCGGAGCTGGCGACCTTCTGGCAGGAGCTGCACTTCGTGGAGAAGGCGGCTGCAG tgtccctggagAACGTGCTGCTGGACGTGAAGGAGCTGGGCCGGGGGATGGAGCTGCTGCGGCGCGAGTGCGGGCTGCACGAGAGCGGCGTCCTGCGCGCCTTCCTGGGCGCCAGCGAGGGCAAGCTGGAGCGGCTGCAGAAGGACGCACGGACGGCCGAG GACGCCTACACCGCGGTGGTGCGGTATTTCGGTGAGAGCCCCAAGATGACCCCCCCGTCCGTCTTCTTCCCGGTCTTTGTCCGGTTCATCCGCTGCTACAAG GACGCGGAGCAGGAGAACGAGGCGCGGAAGAAGCAGGAGGAGGTGATGAGGGAGAAGCTGCTGGCGCAGgaggccaagaagcaggagaag CGCAACaagtggcagcagcaggagctgatcGCGGAGCTGCGCCGGCGCCAGGCCAAGGACCATCGGCCGGTCTACGAGGGCAAGGACGGCACCATCGAGGACATCATCACCG CGCTGAAGAGCGTCCCCTTCACGGCCCGCACGGCCAAGCGGGGCTCCCGCTTCTTCTGCGACCCGTCCCACCACGACGAGTCCAGCTGTTAG
- the FMNL3 gene encoding formin-like protein 3 isoform X3, whose product MGNVESADGEALPRGPGAATGPGGPGLLTPGKMPMPEPCELEERFALVLSSMNLPPDKARLLRQYDNEKKWDLICDQERFQVKSPPHTYIQKLRSFLEPGVTRKKFRRRVQESTKVLRELEISLRTNHIGWVREFLNDENKGLDVLVNYLSFAQCAVMLDLEGLEGGEDGALEKLRAWSRSIEDLQHPSALPAPFASSLARSARQTALRYGTLPSRRALKNSRLVSQKDDVHLCIMCLRAIMNYQYGFNLVMSHPHAVNEIALSLNNKNPRTKALVLELLAAVCLVRGGHEIILAAFDNFKEVCKEKHRFERLMDYFRNEDSSIDFMVACMQFINIVVHSVEDMNFRVHLQYEFTKLGLEEFLQSRHTESEKLQVQIQAYLDNVFDVGGLLEDAETKNVALEKVEELEEHLSHLTEKLLDLENENMMRVAELEKQLLQREKELEAVKETYEHTSHQVHTLRRMIKEKDEAFRRRYGSEPPPVPGAEPPPQPEPEPLEEPPRVPVLPPAEPAPPPPPPPPPLPPPAPPLPGKCPPAPPLPGASPSIALTVGLSAIRIKKPIKTKFRLPVFNWTALKPNQISGTVFSELDDERVLEDLDLERFEELFKTKAQGPALDLVCAKNKASQKAASKVTLLEANRAKNLAITLRKAGRSAEEICRAIHTFDLATLPVDFVECLMRFLPTEAEAKALRQYERERKPLEELADEDRFMLQFSKVERLPQRMAIMAFLGNFAENLQMLTPQLNAIIAASASVKSSQKLKRMLEIILALGNYMNSSKRGAVYGFKLQSLDLLLDTKSTDRKMTLLHFIALTVREKYPELATFWQELHFVEKAAAVSLENVLLDVKELGRGMELLRRECGLHESGVLRAFLGASEGKLERLQKDARTAEDAYTAVVRYFGESPKMTPPSVFFPVFVRFIRCYKDAEQENEARKKQEEVMREKLLAQEAKKQEKRNKWQQQELIAELRRRQAKDHRPVYEGKDGTIEDIITALKSVPFTARTAKRGSRFFCDPSHHDESSC is encoded by the exons ATGGGGAACGTGGAGAGTGCGGACGGGGAGGCGCTGCCCCGGGGCCCGGGAGCGGCGACGGGTCCGGGGGGGCCCGGACTCCTCACCCCGGGCAAGATGCCGATGCCGGAGCCCTGCGAGCTGGAGGAGCGCTTCGCCCTGGTGTTG agctccatgAACCTGCCCCCTGACAAGGCCCGGCTGCTGCGCCAGTACGACAACGAGAAGAAGTGGGACCTCATCTGTGACCAG gagCGGTTCCAGGTGAAGAGCCCCCCCCACACCTACATCCAGaagctgcggagcttcctggagCCGGGCGTCACGCGGaag AAGTTCAGGCGGAGGGTGCAGGAATCGACCAAGGTCCTGCGCGAGCTGGAGATCAGCCTGAGGACCAACCACATCGG GTGGGTGCGTGAGTTCCTCAACGACGAGAACAAGGGGCTGGATGTGCTGGTGAACTACTTGTCCTTCGCCCAGTGCGCTGTCAT GTTGGACCTGGAGGGCCTGGAAGGTGGCGAGGATGGCGCGCTGGAGAAGCTGCGCGCCTGGAGCAGGTCCATCGAGGATCTGCAGCACCCCAGCGCCCTGCCCGCCCCCTTCGCCAGCAGCCTGGCCCGCTCGGCCCGCCAGACCGCGCTCCG CTACGGCACGCTGCCGAGCCGCAGGGCGCTGAAGAACTCGCGCCTGGTGAGCCAGAAGGACGACGTCCACCTCTGCATCATGTGTCTCCGGGCCATCATGAACTACCAG TATGGCTTCAACCTGGTCATGTCCCACCCCCACGCGGTCAACGAGATTGCCCTGAGCCTCAATAACAAGAACCCCAG GACAAAggcgctggtgctggagctgctggcggCCGTCTGCCTGGTGCGCGGCGGCCACGAGATCATCCTGGCGGCCTTTGACAACTTCAAGGAG GTCTGCAAGGAGAAGCATCGCTTCGAGCGCCTCATGGACTATTTCCGCAACGAGGACAGCAGCATcgacttcatg GTGGCCTGCATGCAGTTCATCAACATCGTGGTGCACTCGGTGGAGGACATGAACTTCCGCGTCCATCTGCAATACGAGTTCACCAagctggggctggaggagttcCTGCAG TCGAGGCACACGGAGAGCGAGAAGCTGCAGGTGCAGATCCAGGCGTACCTGGACAACGTCTTCGACGtgggggggctgctggaggaCGCCGAGACCAAGAACGTGGCCCTGGAGAAGGTGGAAGAGCTGGAGGAGCATCTGTCCCAT CTGACGGAGAAGCTGCTGGACCTGGAGAATGAGAATATGATGCGGGTGGCggagctggagaagcagctgctgcagcgggagaaggagctggaggcgGTGAAG GAGACCTACGAGCACACGAGCCACCAAGTGCACACGCTGCGGCGGATGATCAAGGAGAAGGACGAGGCTTTCCGCCGCCGCTACGGCTCCGAGCCGCCCCCGGTGCCGGGCGctgagccccctccccagcccgagCCCGAGCCCCTGGAGGAGCCCCCGCGGGTCCCTGTGCTGCCCCCCGCAGAGcctgcgccccccccgccccccccgccgccccccctgccaccccctgcacccccactccCAG GCAAGtgccccccggccccaccgctGCCCGGGGCTTCGCCCTCCATCGCCCTCACCGTGGGGCTCTCGG CCATCCGGATCAAGAAGCCCATCAAGACCAAGTTCCGCCTGCCTGTCTTCAACTGGACGGCGCTGAAGCCCAACCAGATCAGCGGGACGGTGTTCAGCGAGCTGGACGACGAGCGGGTGCTGGAG GACCTGGACCTGGAGCGCTTCGAGGAGCTCTTCAAGACGAAGGCGCAGGGTCCTGCCCTGGACCTCGTCTGTGCCAAGAACAAGGCGTCGCAGAAGGCGGCCAGCAAGGTGACGCTGCTGGAGGCCAACCGCGCCAAGAACCTGGCCATCACCCTGCGCAAGGCGGGCCGCAGCGCCGAGGAGATCTGCAGAGCCATCCACAC GTTCGACCTGGCGACGCTGCCGGTGGACTTCGTGGAGTGCCTGATGCGGTTCCTGCCCACGGAGGCGGAGGCCAAGGCGCTGCGGCAGTACGAGCGGGAGCGCAAGCCGCTGGAGGAGCTGGCGGACGAGGACCGGTTCATGCTGCAGTTCAGCAAGGTGGAGCGGCTGCCGCAGCGCATGGCCATCATGGCCTTCCTGGGGAACTTCGCTGAGAACCTCCAGATGCTGACGCCG CAACTCAACGCCATCATCGCAGCCTCAGCCTCCGTCAAGTCGTCCCAGAAGCTGAAGCGCATGTTGGAG ATCATCTTGGCGCTGGGCAACTACATGAACAGCAGCAAACGCGGCGCCGTCTACGGCTTCAAACTGCAGAGCCTGGACCTG CTCCTGGACACCAAGTCGACGGACAGGAAGATGACGCTGCTGCATTTCATCGCGCTCACGGTGCGGGAGAAGTACCCGGAGCTGGCGACCTTCTGGCAGGAGCTGCACTTCGTGGAGAAGGCGGCTGCAG tgtccctggagAACGTGCTGCTGGACGTGAAGGAGCTGGGCCGGGGGATGGAGCTGCTGCGGCGCGAGTGCGGGCTGCACGAGAGCGGCGTCCTGCGCGCCTTCCTGGGCGCCAGCGAGGGCAAGCTGGAGCGGCTGCAGAAGGACGCACGGACGGCCGAG GACGCCTACACCGCGGTGGTGCGGTATTTCGGTGAGAGCCCCAAGATGACCCCCCCGTCCGTCTTCTTCCCGGTCTTTGTCCGGTTCATCCGCTGCTACAAG GACGCGGAGCAGGAGAACGAGGCGCGGAAGAAGCAGGAGGAGGTGATGAGGGAGAAGCTGCTGGCGCAGgaggccaagaagcaggagaag CGCAACaagtggcagcagcaggagctgatcGCGGAGCTGCGCCGGCGCCAGGCCAAGGACCATCGGCCGGTCTACGAGGGCAAGGACGGCACCATCGAGGACATCATCACCG CGCTGAAGAGCGTCCCCTTCACGGCCCGCACGGCCAAGCGGGGCTCCCGCTTCTTCTGCGACCCGTCCCACCACGACGAGTCCAGCTGTTAG